The genomic region GTACACGTCCGTAACGTCACCGAACTCGTCCGCGGACGTGACCCAGTTGTCCGTCTGCCCGAAGTACTGCGGCTGGATGTTCATGAAGCCGCAGATCTCGTTGCCGCCACCGTTCGGCAGGCGCGAATCGACCGGCGCCGTGACGCAGAATTCGTCGAAGCCCGACGCCGGCGTCGCCCGGTTCTGCGTCACGAAGAAGTTGCCGTACCAGTGGCGGGTCCACTGGACATCCAGACTGATGCGCGGCGTCAACTCCTGCTGCAAGCCGAACAGGATCTCCGTGTCGTTGGGGCGGACGCCGGAACCGCGAACGATCGCGGGATTCCAGCGGGTGACGATGGCGGGATCGCCAAGCTGCGCGCTCATCGCGCCGCATTCGCCGTTTGCCCCCCGGTTCCGGAGATCGCAGTCGGGAACGAAGTCGCCGTTAGCATCGCTCCAGGTGCGGAACGCGGCATTGATGCGCGTGTTGACGGGGTTGTTGGCGGTAGCGGTCGCGACCGACTCGCTGGCCACGTACCGCCCGAAGTTGGCGCGGACAACGGTTTGTCCGGTGCCGAACACATCCCAGGACATCCCCACCCGGGGCGATATGTCCTTCCAGGACGGGGTGTCCGGCACCTCGGCATACGTTGTCGCGGGCACCCAGAGGAGCTCCGCGGTAGTCTGCCCCGGCACGTAGGCCTCGTGGAAGTCGTAACGGACGCCCAGGTTCAGCGTGACGCGATCGATGGTCCAGCGGTCCTGGGCGTAGATGCCCAGCGCCGCCCGCAGCTTCTGAAGATCCTCGAGGGGCCTTGCATATTGCCAGATCCGCGCCGGCATCCCCTGATTGAAGTCCCAGTGCTGCGCCTGGGTCCCGAAGGCGGTGTAGTTGCGCGTTCCCCACATGTCCTGCATGCCCACCTTGAAGGAGTGCGTGCCGGTCACGTAGTTGAGCGAGAAGCGCATGTTCCACTGGTGGTTGTAGGCGTCCCAGGTCGTCTCGTCCGCCGCGTACCGCGTATTGGTCGACAGCTCGCGCTTGGCTATCACGTCCGCCGCAACCGGGAACTCGGGCTGTTGCAGGAAGCGCCACGTCTCGTTGTAGAACGTCAGGCCTCCCTCGAGCAGCAGACGGCTCGTGACCGGACTGGTCCACCGGAGCTGACCGAGGTAGTCGGGGTCCGAGGTGAGGTAGTCCGTCGCCTCGGGCGTCCGGTTGAGACCGGAGTCGCTCACCTTGTGCCGCTTGCCGAACTGGTAGTAGGCGATGAGCTTGTTCCGGGGGGTGAGCTGTGAGGTCAGGTTCAGCGTGGCGGTGTGGAAGTACCGATCACCCGCGAAGGCCGGCTTGGAGAAATCGCGCTGATCGGGAACCAGCCTGTCCCCGTACTGACACCCGCCTTCCGTGCGGCAGAACTGCGGATCGAGCGGATCGATCCGTTCGAACGAATCGGTGTTCCACTGCGTCGAAACGAGATTGCGGTAGCCGAGATAGAACCACAAGCGGTCCTGAACGAGCGGCCCCCCCATTGTCGGGTTGAACTCCGACACCTGTTTGACGGAGTTGACCTGCCGCAACCCCAGATCGATCAGGTCCTGCCCGAGGTTGTCGGACTGCATGCCCCCATTCGTGTAGTCGGCGTACAGGTCGAAAGTGAACTGGTTCCCGCCTTCCTTGGCGATGCTGTTCGCAACCACCCCGCTCGACCGGTACTCCGCGTCGGTACCGCTCGTGGTGACGGTCATTTCCGCCACCGCGCCGGTGTTGATGGCCATCGTGTGGTTGTAGCCGCCTCCGGTGTTGTTCATGTTGTTGAACGGCATGCCGTTCATCACCAGAGGCATCTGATCGCCGCGGCTTCCGTGAACCTCCATCGTCTGCCAGTTCGCGCCGTCGGCGCCGCCGACGTCCTGCTGGCTGAGGGGCACCTGCACTCCGGGCACGAGGATGCCGACGTTCTGGAACGAGCGCCCCGTCGGCAGCTCGGCCAGCACCTCGGCGGTGAGCGCCTCGGTCTGGGTCACCGTCTGGACGTCGATCAGCGGACTCTCGCCGGTGACGGTGACCGTCTCCTCCACACCGCCTACGGCCAACTGCGTGTCGACATTGGCGGTGAAGGTGGCCGTCAACTCCACCCCCTCGACGACCACCGTGCTGAATCCGGGCAGGGTGAACGTCACCGTGTACACGCCCGGATTGAGTGCGATGATGCGGTACGCGCCCTGGCCGTCGGTAAAGACCACACGCGACTGCTCGATGAGCGCCGGGCTCGACGCTTCGATAGTGACACCGGGAAGAATCCCCCCGGTGTTGTCCGTCACGACGCCCGCGATCTCGGCATCCTGTGCCAGAACCGCGGACGGGACGGTGAGGAAGGTGAAGACGACCGCCGGAGCCAAGGCCCGACCCAACCGCCGTACTCGCATGGAGTACCCTCCTGTCGCATCGCGCGACATTACGGGCCGACACTAACGTCAGCCCGCCCGAACCGCGGCCCGCTTCGCGCAGGATCCGGTGTGCGAACGACGACGTGCCTGAACGACGATCGATAACGGCCCGAGCGAGCGGGCGGCCTTTCGGCATCATACATCGCCGATCAGTGATGGACAACCGGACGCTGTGGCTACCGCGGGCCCAGTTGCCGCAGGCCCTCGG from Acidobacteriota bacterium harbors:
- a CDS encoding TonB-dependent receptor, with amino-acid sequence MSRDATGGYSMRVRRLGRALAPAVVFTFLTVPSAVLAQDAEIAGVVTDNTGGILPGVTIEASSPALIEQSRVVFTDGQGAYRIIALNPGVYTVTFTLPGFSTVVVEGVELTATFTANVDTQLAVGGVEETVTVTGESPLIDVQTVTQTEALTAEVLAELPTGRSFQNVGILVPGVQVPLSQQDVGGADGANWQTMEVHGSRGDQMPLVMNGMPFNNMNNTGGGYNHTMAINTGAVAEMTVTTSGTDAEYRSSGVVANSIAKEGGNQFTFDLYADYTNGGMQSDNLGQDLIDLGLRQVNSVKQVSEFNPTMGGPLVQDRLWFYLGYRNLVSTQWNTDSFERIDPLDPQFCRTEGGCQYGDRLVPDQRDFSKPAFAGDRYFHTATLNLTSQLTPRNKLIAYYQFGKRHKVSDSGLNRTPEATDYLTSDPDYLGQLRWTSPVTSRLLLEGGLTFYNETWRFLQQPEFPVAADVIAKRELSTNTRYAADETTWDAYNHQWNMRFSLNYVTGTHSFKVGMQDMWGTRNYTAFGTQAQHWDFNQGMPARIWQYARPLEDLQKLRAALGIYAQDRWTIDRVTLNLGVRYDFHEAYVPGQTTAELLWVPATTYAEVPDTPSWKDISPRVGMSWDVFGTGQTVVRANFGRYVASESVATATANNPVNTRINAAFRTWSDANGDFVPDCDLRNRGANGECGAMSAQLGDPAIVTRWNPAIVRGSGVRPNDTEILFGLQQELTPRISLDVQWTRHWYGNFFVTQNRATPASGFDEFCVTAPVDSRLPNGGGNEICGFMNIQPQYFGQTDNWVTSADEFGDVTDVYTGLDVSVQGRLANGGIFNAGVSTGRERTDFCDIIQHARLGSNAATSAGTIGSTNVASFPSTNYCATSPPYQPDFKALATYPLPGDLTLSLVWQNRAGPEVLAPYFATNADITGLGRPLTGGGQVVHLVPPGTHYGERVNQLDLRFSKNLNVGEGRLQVNAALYNVFNTDATLTWNTTFGSAWLSPTQIMQGRMFKVGATISY